tggtattatcaTAGTTTTTTATTCTAGCATTCTAATAGATGTATAGTGATATAGCACCATggtcttaattttcattttcctataatGTTgaatattgttatttatttatttgccatctCTATATCCTTTTCAGTGAAACATCTCTTCATATCTTAAGACCATTTTCTACTTGGATTCTTTGCTTTTATACTATTGGGTTTTAAGAGTTCTGTATATTTTTTAGATATAAGTCCTTAATCAGATATGtagtttgcaaaaattttctgcCAATCCAAAGTttgttcttttcatccttttaacagggtctttcacagagcaaaagttgtaatttatttcttttatgatcaTGCTTCTGCTGTTGTGTCTAAGCACTCTTCACGAAGCCACAGGTATTGCAGATTTActtctatgttatcttctaaaagTTCCATagatttatgttttacatttaaatctgtgatctgttttgaattaattttttgcaTAAAGCATAAGATTTAGATACCTAAAGGCACCAGAGCAGTAGTGATTTCAGTTACCCTATATGTAACTGATGACAGCAAATAAAAAGTAGTTGCTGAGAAATTAATACTAAATGTAACTCACTTTATTTTTACATAGTATTTTGCTACActttaaataatatacataattgAAGATTATTATAAGTATCCAAAAATGTTCAAATAAGTAATAAGGAAGTTggaacaatagaaaaataaatataaaaagtgtgagaaaagttaagtgaaaaaataaacctttattgaaggcactccctctgcctagaataaaATGGAAGgtaaaggaagagagaagcaagCTGCTGCCTCaatactacttaaaaaaaagagacaaatctaTTACATCAGTTATAGAACCATACAGGTAGAAGTGACCTATTCTAGTCCCCTAATCAGCTGGTCCTCTGAATCCTCACTACAACAATCCCTCATCTCCCAAGGCAGTTACCCTGTGACAAGAGAGTGTTTAAGCTCCGTAACTGAATGACTGTGACATTTTTTTATGCGATCAGTCAAAACTCCTTCTCTGTTGCTTCCACTCATCGGTCCTAGTGATAAAGTGAGTTCAAAGTCCAATTTTATTTCCACCTGACAGTCCTTCTGAGATTTGAAGTTAGCTATAATCCCCTTACTTCTCACATACACTTTTCCCTTATACACATCTTTAGTTTCTTCAGCCAATTTCCTTATTACATAGGTTTTAATCCCAGGTGCTATCTAGATGCATCTGTGTTTAAATCTCTCTTAAATTTTGATCCTCAAAACTAATCAAAGTACCCATATATACCTAACACAAGTTTGTGTGGCCAACACATTAGTGAggtcaaacaaaccaaaatgtcagagtttggagcagagaaaggtttattgcagggccaagcaaggagaagagGTAGCTCATGCTGAAAAAACCCTAACTacccaaagggtttcagcaaagcatttttaaaggcaaggtgaggaagGGACACACCTTGGGTATGTGGTCAGCTCTTGCAcaaattctctgattggttgatggtggtCAATCCTTAGGTGCTAGAAGGTCTGGGGATTACGTGcccatgatcatcaagtagttaatttcttccatttgttggtggttttagcatctgaaaaactcaggaaatatgcatcagatactattatctaggtactttagagaggagctaaagcagtaGATATGTGGGGGgaggtctgtcccaggaaggcctcATAGGGTCCTGGTCAGTTACACCCTTGATGTGGTGTGATAAATGTAGAATCGTCCTTAAATACTTTACTTCGTATTCATAGTTCCTTACTAATTCGTCTTTTGGGGGGCAGTCCTATAACAACATTCAAGTTGGGCTCAGTGTCAACAAGAAACACtgagaggttttctttctttttttttttttaatgtattgttaattAAGTCATGTCTCCTTGTCATGTACTTCACAGGATATTTTCTGGACATCATCAAAGTTTATCTTGTTAGATTTGGGTGATAACTTCAGCTCTTAAGACCTCTTTGAACGTTTTTTCTGTAGCCCAAGGATTTTTAACTTTGTCCTCCagctttgtgtcatcttcaaattTAATTAGCTGCTTTTTTGTATCTTCAAGTCATGATTAACTATTAAGCAGTACAGAGCTCAAATCAGAGCTACACAACATGGTCTGAAAACCTCCTTTCAGGTCAATATCAATCCTTTTATTAATTAGGGCTTTTGGAGAATAAGCATTCATTTTGTTTGGAATATTCCTAAAAGAGCTGTTATACAGCccatatttctccattttttcccatTAGAATAGTACAAAAGTCCTTGCTTGACTGCTTTCCCAGGTGTccttgttaccaagtccaagttCATACTGCTCACTGCAGGACAGGGCCAGTAAATCAACAGacgaggtgttggggcaaggaatagcaactttattcagaaagccggtagaccaagaagatggtggactagtgtcccaaagaaccacctTACCCCAGCTAGAATTCAGACTAAAAGGGGAGAGGGTGTGGTTGGTTGTTGCAAATTTCTTGGACTCCTTTGTTTTTGCAGCAGTCCATATAGGTCAGATCTTGATGTTCCTGTAAAcgtccaacaagacaaatgtaaTTGTCTGTTCTgaaactttttatctctgtatgaatagaaaagtgttatacccttaaaggtcagagccttgagaatgggctgtcttgtatatttcaggctgtaggcaacattcttaacttgtagcaaaagcaatagaatacgaaggttaaagtaaaagaaacagatccaatatggagtcagaatTATTCTTCCTTGTTACATACTCATGACTtactccctttccttttcttcctcattaTCAGAGTGGCTTTCCCTGACAACCTGCCTAGTTCCTCTGTATCCTCATACCTTGATTAATGCTTCTCCATAGTATTTTTCACCATCTTACAgaacattttttattaatatgtttaTTGACCATCTTCCccaattataatataataagctTCACAAAGACTAAAATgtagtctgttttattcactgccaCCTGCTTAGCATATGCCGTATAGAAGCATTCAATAAgtagttgttgaatgaacaaatgaatgaattccagATCTTCTATATATACCCGATAGGTCTGATAATTTAATAGTCAAGGATATTATTAAAGTACCTCAGAATGTTTTATAATATACAAACTGTTTTAACGTTTACTCTTTGACAGTAGTACTActgacaaaaaaggaaatgaagtctGTCATTCCTTTATTAAGTATTTGTGGAGCAACAGTGTTGTGCTAGACATCCCAAGTACTTGGGATATGTCGCATGAGGTCTGAAATTGATCACTGGGctaatataatttttcattagtTCTTTCTGGCTCTTTTATCAATTACTCATAAAGTAAccctttcattaaatttttaaacctGGGATTAAGGGTAGTCTCTGCCAATATATAGATTTGCAAAATcaatattattttccctttttaaaaatcagaatgacATTTGCTTTTCTCGTATCCTGTAATACCTTTCCATCACCATGGAGGTATTTGCGAGTATTCTAACTAAAcctgaaatatatgtaaaatgaccTGAGATTTGTACTTTATAAACTTTTCAACCTCCTtggactttattttcttcatctcagtCCAGAAACTATTCTtgatacagaaaacagaagcaaagtaATAGGTGATGATGATCcctactttctctttttcattgatCAGTAGGGTACCCATGgtctttctttgaaataaatagaatttaaaatagtttggctttgtgtgtttttttttaacttttattagctTTAACACATACAAAACTGTGACCTTTCTAATACTATTCTTACAAATTATGATACTCTTTTATATGCATCTTGTGtgtctctactttttattttataaatgtcccTTAAAAGTCAAAGTTTATCAGTGATTCATGAAAAAGTAACAGTTACCTGATCTACCTATCTTCTTGGAAGGGCCTTTAAATGAAGtgcaaaaaatcttttaaaatacttaatgaaATTAAATGGAAACACACCTTGCTACAGTTTTTTGAAGTAAATTTTTATACTGGAATGCTAACCAGAAACATAgtatctaaaagaaaaacatatactaCCAATTAAGATCAACCAGgacttttctactttaaaaagaatacattcaATTTGTTTATCTGCTGGTCAGTATCAATTAGTGCACCTTAAATACAAATGAACCTGTGGTAGGcttatttgaaataaatgtttatatgtaCCATGTTTGATTTCTCAGCTATTCTGTCCATCATGTGTGGAACTTCTAAGAATACTTAAAGTTATTCCTCATAGCTTCTTACTGATAACTTTATAAATTTACAGACATGGATAgcattatataaatgaaaatagctATTCTGGTAGGGTAATAAGATTATGGATGAGTTTTATGAATAGTGTGTTTTAATTTCCTctagttttttaatctttttttaaattgaagtatagttgatttacaatattatgttagtttcaggtgtacagcaaagtgattcagttttatatttttttcagattattttcctttataggttattttgAGATActaaatatagtttcctgtgctaatacagtaaattcttgttgctttTATCATCTTTTTTAGCTAAAAAGAACCTTTACCTTTGAAATGCATGTTAATATCTTGTATAGAATAGAAAAGTTCCTATCCTCTgtcttcattgctgaatgataccAGGACCCTCAAGAAATCGTGGAACTTGTATTCCTCTCATCatattcttcacttttttttcttctctggaagATCCAGATTTAATGAATCGTGTCTTTGGTATATGGTGTTTGTAATAGAGAAGGGGGACAAATATGGTTCCATGTGAAAGCCAAACTAAATTAGCTGATAAAGGGAATTCTGATTAAGTTTTCTAGGTGAGATTTAAGAACATAGATGAAGACCTTAGGTGAAGTGAAAGGAGCACATAAGGAAGCAAGCTCAGAATACATTTTCTCCAGCACTGTATTCAAACCAGTATTTAGCCCAGTAGTTTGCAATTTGTGGGTCAGGTATAAGATGGACCAcatcccagtttttttttttttttttaacatttctcacTGTGGCACAGAAATAAACTTTGCTTCTCATAGTAATGCTTATTATCCTAGCAGATGTGCAGCTGGAGGACTGTTTTTGCTTTTAGAGAATGAGTGGGAGGAATAAGAGTTTGTAGTGGCAAGTAGAAGTAAGTAGGATATACGGTTCCCCAGAGTCTTAATACCACCTCAAAGTGTATTAAAGGCCCTGAAACTATGTACTGTGCTTATTAGTATTGTATGAATAAGAGCAATCTTTAGAGGCTTATTCCCATGtacaaaacattaataatacTAACACACAGGGGtcatttactatgtgtcagatactGTTCTGAGTGCTTCACTTAGAATAACTAGTTTAATATCCTCAGTACAACCCTGTGTTATGTTATTATCCCCAGTTTAAAGATGGgtaatctgaggcacagagaaattagaaaacttgtccaaggttgcacagctaatTAAGGGGTAGAAGTGGAATGTAAATCTAAGTAATCAAGGCTCTAGAACCCATGTTCCAGAACACATATTATATTGCCTTTAGAAATCAATCCAGCTTATCTTCATGTAGTGGCACCATGTTTCCTCTTggtcttttctaattatttttcttagactTACCCTTTTATTATGATAATGTATGAAAGATTCATATAGGCTACCACCTCCCTTTTTGGAGTGgggccataattttttttaatctcaaattcaTCTAAACACTAAATAacttatttcttctcttaaaGCTAGTGAACATTTTAAGAGTTAAATGATTGAACCACAAATGGTGTGCTGGATAGAGCTCGAGCTATTCCACTCTGTTGACTCCTAAATTGTGCCGTGTGAAGGTCTAAGTGATTTAAATGTCTTCAGAGTTTTCCTATACTCTTTTGTTCACTAAATATTGTTTCTGTTCTTACATTTTtgtctcccttttaaaaaaaatattggaacGTTTTAGATACTTAGTTATAAGATATTGTGTATTGATAGCATCTGCACAAAATTTACAAGTGAAGTAAAACTGTAAAGGACATATCAAAAGTACAGAATGTTTGTCACTGATAATGCTTTAGGCACTCCTTGTCATGgacataaatatgtttttttactttttttttttttttttttttttttttggtggtacgcccgcctctcactgtcgtggcctctccccttgcagagcacaggctccggacgcgcaggcccagcagccatggctcacgtgcccagccgctctgcggcacgtgggatcctcccggaccggggcacaaacccgcgtcccccgcatcagcaggaggactctcaaccactgcgccaccagggaagcccataaatatgttttatatgctAACTATACTATTGTTAACAGATATTCTTTTAGTGGTAGGCATAAATCATATAATAATGAGTTATACTATATTGGAATTttacttatttcaaaatttaaggaTACTATTTTTAGCACATTATAAATAAGAACATATAAACCTGAGTTGTAAACAATACCCAGTGACAATCGTATTAGATATGACTAGTTTAGCAGTTTTGTGAGGTATAGGTAAATTTTGAAAGCACATGATATAAAGCTACTTGTCACAAAAAGTGAAGTGTATATACTCATtcagaataaaaggcaaaaatactCCTGTTTAAGTTTTCAAAACTTagtctcttttaaaatttgtaatattaTGCTGAACTTCAAGTCAGTTTATATTGCTTTTAGAGTTGTTGGGTTCAGCACTATGGAATCCAATTTGTTAAGAAACTAATAGactattatagaaataaaatgttaatatatataacatttactcTGGTCTCATgtctaaatataataaatataaacaaaaacaattcttgaatttttttaaagag
This sequence is a window from Orcinus orca chromosome 17, mOrcOrc1.1, whole genome shotgun sequence. Protein-coding genes within it:
- the LOC117199120 gene encoding uncharacterized protein LOC117199120 isoform X5, coding for MNEEAICSVLPTISYHKLADLRYLSRGASGTVSSARHADWRVRVAVKHLHIHTPLLDSERNDVLREAEILHKARFSYILPILGICNEPEFWGIVTEYMPNGSLNELLHRMNAQECNCLVIWVFHRAKVVIYFFYDHASAVVSKHSSRSHRAQAPDAQAQQPWLTCPAALRHVGSSRTGAQTRVPRISRRTLNHCATREAHKYVLYANYTIVNRYSFSGRHKSYNNELYYIGILLISKFKDTIFSTL